Proteins from a genomic interval of Stenotrophomonas sp. WZN-1:
- a CDS encoding autotransporter-associated beta strand repeat-containing protein: MNRIYRLVFNRALGVMQVASEVAQNPGGSAACTARLPRSRAHQLAVALAATLASGSAFAACSTPGPTITCTGTTNNFVDATNGVQVTVAAGANVGSTAGLGNSMTLSGNGIQLTNNGTIGTNVGLFAASGAVLGNASGQAISVTNSATGTLQGFIDIGSLLGANGRALSVQNGAGGVTTINNAGTVNMNFLLGGLGTADAPAIVSYGGAQTVLSNSGGITGRVGLAGSTLGNSVNNSGTITGSVYLGDSAQGNTFTAVSGSSVANGAGASAGIDVLGGISVSLAAAGTVNAGVGAGAASNTLVLQNVVSGPGSGTGGAVTTLGWNQYLNFQRLTVNSGTWNLQGAWSGTGPTTLNDGLINFNNAASFGTGLFTANGGAIASSTAGLNLANAFSLGGNLSLAGTNAFGLGGVLSGTGGLTVNNTGIVTLGGANLFSGGVNLNAGGLVLGNAGALGSGNLTVGGSASLDTTAGFTLGNNLVINGGGSLNLLGSNALSLNGSISGAGNLTKNGAGTLTLNGANSLTGNFNLAGGALALGAGGSLSPTGAITVGVGTTLDLSAAANQTIGSLAGLGGSVNLGSHTLTLAGLGNTSYSGTFAAGTGGLVKLGTGVQTLSGVNNLSGGVALNAGGLLLGNAAALGSGALSVGGSTTLDGTTALALTNAVNLGSGASLNLLGNQALTFNGVIGGTGGLVKSGASTLTLNGANTFGGGLALNAGGLVLGNAGALGTGALNVGGATTLDASAALSVGNGINLGAGGLLNVLGSNALTLGGAIGGTGSLVKNGAATLTLGGANTFSGGLAINAGKVAVGSGGSLAAGGAVSLAGVGADLDISLGGNQTIGALSGIAGSTVTLGSSTLTFGDATNQTFAGVIGGTGGLVKQGTGTQTLSGANTFSGGVNLAAGGLLLGNNSAIGSGALTVSGNSSLDGSAALNLANAINLGAALTLPGSQNFTLGGNITGTGSLTKNGASLLTLNGTNTFSGGVNLNAGGLLLGNGGALGSGALNVSGSASLDGSAALSLANNVTLGSGAVLSLPGSQAITLGGVVSGAGGLVKNGASTLTLNGANAFTGGLVLNGGGLMLGNTGALGTGLLAVGANSTLDSSVALNLGNAIDLDTGAQLSLVSNQNVALGGLITGTGGLVKTGSGVLSLNNSNTFSGGLALNAGSVSVGANGALGTGALNIGGNVSLDAGAAVSLANAVNLGANTLTLPGSNNLTLTGVVGGTGGLIKNGASTLTLSGANTFLGGATVNAGTLALGAGGSLAATGALDLAGAGATLDISAAGAGQTIGALNGIAGSHVALGTQTLTFGGASNGSFAGVIDGSGGLIKVGAGVQTLSGANTFSGGLALNAGGLILGNTSALGTGALGIGGTTTLDSTVALNLTNAVNFGAGTQLTLGGSNDVTLGGVVAGNGSLIKNGAGLLTLNNTNTFGGGLTLNGGGLVVGADGALGSGTLAVTASTTLDAGAAATLGNAVTLGSGVALTLPGSNALTLSGVVGGNGSLIKNGATTLTLSGANTYTGGTTINAGTLALGTGGSLAAAGDVTLGAGAGFDISGAGSSQTIGALNGVGGSTLALGGNSLTFGTASNAAFDGVISGGGGLVKVGAGVQTLSGANTFGGGVTLNAGGLVLGNDAALGTGALTVGGAATLDTTGLATLANNIALNAGLTVLGSNALTLNGVLSGAGSLTKNGGATLTLNGINTYTGGTNINGGTLALGAGASLAASGTVNLATGATLDLSAGSGTQVFGTLVGNGTVNLGANSIEVGGATNGTFSGSIAGTGGLTKVGSGIETLTGTNTYTGGTFINAGTLAIGPGGSLAASGAVTLNAAGTGFDISTAGANQTIGSLNGVVGSTVSLGAQSLILGGIGNSVFDGAISGTGGLVKNGAGILTLGGANLFSGGVALNGGGLVVGNNAALGSGALTVGGNATLDASTGVNLANNIGLAAGANLDLLGSQALTLGGVISGTGGLIKNGAATVTLSGANTYTGGTTINNGTLAIGAGGSLASTGAVNLAGTATLDISAGNQTIGSLAGVAGSTVALGGSALTLGGTVDSTFNGEISGNGGLIKNGAGVQTFNGASTFSGGVTLNAGGLVVGNNAALGTGAVTVGGNATLDSNTAVTLANNFVLNAGLTVLGSNNLTLNGSLSGTGSLTKEGAATLTLNGINTYTGGTNINAGTLALGAGASLHASGIVNLASGATFDLSAGSGTQQFGTLIGNGTVNLGANTLTIGDASNGTFSGSVAGSGGLIKEGSGTQTLTGTNTFTGGTTINAGTLAIGAGGSLAATGAVNLANAGTAFDISAGGAQTIGSLAGVAGSAVALGTSTLTLGGVGNTTFAGTIGGTGGLVKNGAGVQTLSGSNTFSGGVALNAGGLALGDNAALGTGTLTVGGDASLDGTSALTLANTVQLASGTLTLAGSNPLTLNGAISGAGGLLKDGAATVTLAGASSYTGSTTINSGTLAVAAGGSLSGASTVNLTGAGTLDISAGGSQSIGGLAGVTGSSVVLGGATLTTGGNNGNTVFGGVLSGTGGLVQSGTGTLTLSGANTYTGGTTINGGSTLQIGNGGSTGSVLGDITNNGSLVYNLGTTATVGAVVSGSGGLTQAGSGTLVLTGNNTYTGGTTINAGGTLQVGNGGATGAIVGDITNNGALVSNVAGNTTLGGTISGSGGLTQAGSGTLTLTGNNTYTGGTTINAGGTLQVGNGGATGAITGNVANNGSLVFDVAGNTTVGGAISGSGGLTQAGGGVLTLVGNNSYSGGTTINAGGTLQVGNGGTTGAIAGDITNNGALISNVTGNTALGGTISGSGGLTQAGSGTLLLTGTNTYTGGTTINAGGTLQLGNGGATGSIVGDVTNNGTLLSNVAGNTTLGGTISGSGGLTQAGSGTLTVTGNNTYTGPTTINTGGTLQVGNGGATGAIGGSVTNNGSLVFNVGGDTTVGGAISGSGGLTQAGTGTVTLIGNNTYTGGTTINAGGTLQVGNGGASGAITGNVSNNGSLVFNVGGNTTVGGTISGSGGLTQAGTGTVILTGNNTYTGGTTINAGGTVQVGNGGASGSITGNITNNGGLVINTGGTTTLGGSISGGGSIVQAGPGGLNLGGDSGGFSGTGQVTGGGLNVTGTIGGQWTIGSGTTLSGTGTIGGTGGGVTVSSGGVLSPGNGPGNGSGAGNGTGTITVGGNLTLSPGSTLGIDLGASGSDTVQVGGSANVGGSTVQVNTISPSTSYQQGQQYTVVNAGGGVSGQFGSATSPSAFLTITPVYTANTANLQIDVAQTAAFTTVANTRNQYNTAAALDSLPQSGAALGLYNTVLMYDAGTARNAFDQLSGEVHAASRAVLLYDNYLEEGIRQRLGSELPTVRGERASAWLAGSGKVFKQDGDGNGDEIRSNRNAVMAGVDWQLGEHVVLGAAAGNERLDTRLYDRSSRARLRGNTFGLYAQGQWNNGFAVGGSVSRGDYRTRTTREVPLLGQTLYSRQDSDVTIAQVEGSWTWTHGRTQLQPYVQFTKHWVDSDRAVEQGGSAALVLEGGKDTLNVSTVGVRGRWDVGSGERFPAQLTVGLGWQHASGDTDVASRNRFAVGGDAFDVYSAVMARNALVSQVGVAVGLGRSSQLSMFVQGQHGDGRRDVGGQINLRVGF, encoded by the coding sequence ATGAACCGCATTTACCGTCTGGTTTTCAATCGCGCCCTTGGCGTAATGCAGGTTGCTTCGGAGGTCGCCCAGAATCCCGGCGGAAGCGCGGCCTGCACGGCCCGGCTGCCGCGATCGAGGGCGCATCAGCTGGCGGTCGCGCTGGCGGCCACACTGGCCAGTGGCTCGGCATTCGCGGCGTGCTCGACACCGGGCCCGACCATCACCTGTACCGGAACCACCAACAATTTCGTTGACGCCACCAATGGTGTCCAGGTGACCGTGGCAGCTGGCGCGAACGTAGGAAGTACCGCTGGCCTGGGTAATTCGATGACGTTGAGCGGCAACGGCATCCAGCTCACCAACAACGGCACGATCGGCACCAATGTCGGCCTCTTTGCTGCCTCCGGCGCGGTGCTGGGCAATGCCAGTGGCCAGGCGATCAGCGTTACCAACAGCGCGACCGGCACGCTTCAGGGCTTCATTGATATTGGCTCCCTGCTGGGCGCGAATGGCCGCGCGCTGTCCGTGCAGAATGGCGCAGGCGGTGTCACCACGATCAACAATGCCGGCACCGTCAACATGAATTTCCTGCTGGGCGGACTCGGCACGGCCGACGCGCCGGCCATCGTCAGCTACGGTGGCGCACAGACGGTCCTGAGCAACAGCGGCGGGATTACCGGGCGGGTCGGATTGGCCGGCTCGACGCTGGGCAACTCGGTAAACAACAGTGGCACGATCACCGGCAGTGTCTACCTCGGTGATTCAGCGCAGGGGAATACCTTTACCGCCGTGTCCGGGTCCAGTGTGGCGAACGGGGCCGGGGCCTCGGCGGGAATTGATGTACTGGGTGGTATTTCGGTTTCGCTTGCCGCCGCAGGCACGGTCAATGCCGGCGTGGGCGCCGGCGCCGCCAGCAACACGCTGGTGCTGCAGAACGTCGTCAGCGGTCCGGGGTCCGGTACCGGCGGTGCAGTGACCACGCTGGGCTGGAACCAGTACCTCAACTTCCAGAGGCTCACGGTCAACAGCGGTACGTGGAACCTGCAGGGCGCGTGGAGCGGAACCGGGCCGACGACGCTCAACGATGGTCTGATCAACTTCAACAATGCCGCCTCCTTCGGCACAGGGCTTTTCACCGCCAACGGCGGTGCCATTGCCTCCTCCACGGCGGGTCTGAACCTGGCCAACGCTTTCAGCCTCGGTGGCAATCTGTCCCTGGCAGGGACCAATGCGTTCGGCCTGGGTGGCGTGCTGTCCGGTACCGGCGGGCTGACGGTCAACAACACCGGCATCGTTACTCTCGGCGGCGCAAACCTGTTCTCCGGCGGCGTCAACCTCAATGCCGGCGGGCTGGTACTGGGCAATGCCGGTGCACTGGGCAGCGGCAATCTGACCGTCGGTGGCAGCGCTTCGCTGGATACGACGGCCGGCTTCACCCTGGGCAACAATCTGGTGATCAATGGCGGGGGCTCGCTGAACCTGCTGGGCAGCAACGCGTTGTCTTTGAACGGTTCGATCTCGGGTGCCGGCAACCTGACCAAGAACGGCGCCGGCACGCTGACCTTGAACGGCGCCAATTCGCTGACCGGCAACTTCAACCTGGCCGGAGGCGCGTTGGCGCTGGGCGCGGGCGGCAGCCTGTCGCCCACCGGTGCGATCACGGTCGGCGTCGGCACCACCCTGGACCTGTCGGCGGCCGCCAACCAGACCATCGGTTCGCTGGCGGGCCTCGGCGGTTCGGTCAACCTCGGCAGCCACACGCTCACCCTCGCTGGGCTGGGCAATACCAGCTACAGCGGCACGTTCGCCGCAGGCACGGGGGGCCTGGTCAAGCTGGGCACCGGCGTGCAGACCTTGTCGGGCGTGAACAACCTCAGCGGCGGCGTGGCACTCAACGCCGGTGGCCTGCTGCTGGGCAATGCTGCTGCGCTTGGCAGCGGCGCGCTCTCGGTTGGGGGCAGCACGACACTCGACGGCACCACGGCGCTGGCGCTGACCAATGCAGTCAACCTCGGTTCGGGTGCCAGCCTGAATCTGCTCGGCAACCAGGCGCTGACGTTCAACGGCGTGATCGGTGGCACCGGCGGCCTGGTGAAGAGTGGGGCGAGCACGCTGACACTCAACGGTGCAAACACTTTTGGTGGTGGGCTGGCGCTCAATGCCGGTGGCCTGGTCCTGGGCAATGCCGGCGCGCTCGGAACCGGCGCGCTGAATGTCGGCGGTGCGACAACGCTCGATGCCAGCGCGGCGCTGAGCGTGGGCAACGGCATCAACCTCGGTGCAGGTGGCCTGCTGAATGTACTGGGCAGCAATGCGCTGACGCTGGGCGGCGCCATCGGTGGCACCGGCAGCCTGGTCAAGAACGGTGCCGCCACGTTGACGCTGGGCGGCGCGAATACCTTCAGCGGCGGCCTGGCGATCAATGCCGGCAAGGTCGCGGTGGGCAGCGGCGGAAGCCTGGCGGCCGGCGGTGCGGTCAGCCTGGCCGGCGTTGGCGCGGACCTGGACATCTCGCTCGGCGGCAACCAGACCATCGGCGCGCTGTCCGGTATCGCCGGCAGTACGGTGACGCTGGGCAGCAGCACGCTCACCTTCGGTGATGCCACCAACCAGACGTTCGCGGGCGTGATCGGTGGTACCGGCGGCCTGGTCAAGCAGGGGACGGGCACCCAGACCCTGAGCGGCGCCAACACCTTCAGTGGCGGAGTGAATCTGGCGGCGGGGGGCCTGTTGCTGGGCAACAACAGTGCGATCGGCAGCGGGGCGTTGACGGTCAGCGGCAACAGTTCGCTCGATGGCAGCGCTGCACTGAACCTGGCCAATGCCATCAATCTGGGGGCGGCGTTGACCTTGCCGGGCAGCCAGAACTTCACCCTGGGCGGCAACATCACCGGCACCGGCAGCCTGACCAAGAACGGTGCCTCGCTGCTGACCTTGAATGGCACCAACACCTTCAGCGGGGGAGTGAATCTCAACGCGGGCGGATTGCTGCTTGGCAATGGCGGCGCGCTTGGCAGTGGTGCCCTGAACGTGAGCGGCAGTGCGTCGCTCGATGGCAGCGCGGCGCTGAGCCTGGCCAACAATGTGACCCTGGGCAGTGGGGCCGTGTTGTCGCTGCCGGGGTCGCAGGCGATCACGCTCGGCGGCGTGGTTTCCGGTGCGGGCGGCCTGGTCAAGAACGGTGCCAGCACGCTCACGCTCAACGGTGCCAATGCCTTCACCGGCGGCCTGGTGCTCAATGGTGGCGGCCTGATGCTGGGCAATACCGGCGCGCTGGGAACCGGACTGCTCGCAGTCGGTGCAAACTCCACGCTCGACAGTTCGGTGGCATTGAACCTGGGCAACGCCATCGATCTCGACACCGGTGCGCAGCTGAGCCTGGTCAGCAACCAGAACGTTGCGCTGGGCGGACTGATCACCGGCACCGGTGGCCTGGTCAAGACCGGTAGCGGCGTTCTGTCATTGAACAACAGCAATACCTTCAGTGGTGGCCTTGCGTTGAACGCGGGCAGCGTTTCGGTCGGCGCCAACGGTGCGCTCGGCACGGGGGCGTTGAACATCGGTGGCAATGTTTCGCTGGATGCGGGAGCCGCGGTTTCGCTGGCCAATGCGGTGAACCTGGGCGCCAACACGCTGACCCTGCCGGGCAGCAACAACCTCACCCTGACCGGTGTGGTGGGAGGAACTGGTGGCCTGATCAAGAACGGTGCCTCGACGCTGACGCTGTCCGGTGCCAACACCTTCCTGGGCGGTGCAACGGTCAATGCCGGCACGCTCGCGCTTGGCGCCGGTGGCAGCCTTGCCGCAACCGGTGCGCTGGACCTCGCCGGTGCCGGAGCGACGCTGGACATCTCCGCGGCCGGGGCGGGGCAGACGATCGGCGCGTTGAACGGCATCGCCGGCAGCCATGTGGCACTGGGCACGCAGACCCTCACTTTCGGTGGCGCCAGCAATGGCAGCTTTGCCGGTGTCATCGATGGCAGCGGTGGGCTGATCAAGGTCGGTGCCGGCGTGCAGACGCTGTCCGGTGCCAATACCTTCAGTGGTGGCCTTGCGCTCAATGCGGGTGGCCTGATTCTCGGCAACACCAGCGCGCTGGGTACGGGTGCGCTGGGCATCGGCGGCACTACCACGCTCGACAGCACCGTGGCGCTGAACCTGACCAACGCCGTGAACTTCGGTGCCGGTACGCAGCTGACGCTGGGTGGCAGCAATGATGTCACCCTCGGTGGCGTGGTGGCCGGCAATGGCAGCCTGATCAAGAATGGTGCGGGCCTGCTGACCCTCAACAACACCAATACTTTTGGCGGCGGCCTGACCTTGAACGGTGGTGGCCTGGTGGTCGGCGCCGACGGAGCGCTGGGTTCCGGCACGCTGGCGGTGACGGCCAGCACCACGCTGGATGCGGGTGCTGCAGCGACGCTCGGCAATGCGGTCACGCTGGGCTCGGGCGTTGCGCTGACGTTGCCGGGCAGCAATGCGTTGACGCTGTCGGGCGTGGTCGGTGGCAACGGCAGCCTGATCAAGAACGGCGCTACCACGCTGACGCTGTCCGGTGCCAACACCTACACCGGCGGTACCACCATCAATGCCGGCACGCTGGCACTGGGCACGGGCGGCAGCCTGGCCGCGGCGGGTGATGTCACGCTGGGCGCAGGCGCTGGCTTCGATATCTCCGGTGCCGGCAGCAGCCAGACCATCGGTGCACTCAATGGCGTGGGCGGAAGCACGCTGGCGCTGGGCGGAAATTCATTGACGTTCGGAACCGCCAGCAATGCCGCGTTCGATGGCGTGATCAGTGGTGGCGGCGGCCTGGTGAAAGTGGGCGCCGGCGTGCAGACGTTGTCCGGTGCCAACACGTTTGGCGGCGGCGTGACGCTCAACGCAGGCGGGCTGGTGCTCGGCAATGACGCGGCGCTGGGTACGGGGGCATTGACCGTCGGCGGTGCCGCCACGCTGGATACCACCGGCCTGGCAACGCTGGCCAACAACATCGCGCTCAATGCCGGGCTGACCGTGCTCGGCAGCAACGCACTGACACTCAACGGCGTCCTTTCCGGGGCTGGCAGCCTGACCAAGAATGGCGGCGCAACGCTGACCTTGAACGGGATCAACACCTACACCGGTGGCACCAACATCAACGGCGGCACGCTGGCGCTGGGTGCCGGTGCCAGCCTGGCGGCGAGCGGCACCGTGAACCTCGCTACCGGCGCCACGCTGGATCTGTCTGCCGGCAGCGGCACGCAGGTGTTCGGCACCCTGGTCGGCAACGGTACGGTGAACCTTGGTGCCAACTCGATCGAAGTCGGCGGTGCCACCAATGGCACGTTCAGTGGCTCGATCGCAGGCACCGGTGGCCTGACCAAGGTCGGTTCGGGCATTGAAACGCTGACCGGCACCAATACCTACACCGGTGGTACCTTCATCAATGCCGGTACGCTGGCGATTGGCCCGGGTGGCAGCCTGGCAGCCTCCGGAGCGGTGACGCTGAACGCTGCGGGCACCGGCTTCGATATCTCCACCGCAGGGGCCAACCAGACCATCGGGTCGTTGAACGGCGTGGTCGGCTCGACGGTCAGCCTGGGCGCGCAGTCGCTGATCCTCGGCGGCATCGGCAACAGCGTGTTCGATGGTGCGATTTCCGGCACCGGTGGCCTGGTCAAGAATGGCGCCGGCATCCTCACGCTGGGCGGCGCCAATCTGTTCAGTGGTGGCGTGGCGCTCAACGGCGGCGGCCTGGTGGTCGGCAACAACGCTGCGCTCGGCAGCGGTGCGCTGACGGTGGGCGGCAACGCGACGCTGGATGCATCGACAGGCGTCAACCTGGCCAACAACATCGGGCTTGCAGCGGGCGCCAACCTCGACCTGCTCGGCAGCCAGGCGCTGACACTGGGCGGTGTGATTTCCGGTACCGGTGGCCTGATCAAGAACGGTGCGGCCACCGTGACCCTGAGCGGTGCCAACACATACACCGGTGGTACCACCATCAACAACGGCACGCTGGCGATCGGCGCTGGCGGCAGCCTGGCGTCGACCGGCGCGGTGAACCTGGCAGGTACCGCTACCCTCGATATCTCCGCTGGCAACCAGACCATCGGGTCGCTGGCCGGCGTGGCCGGCAGCACGGTGGCACTCGGTGGCAGCGCGCTGACTCTGGGCGGCACGGTGGACAGCACCTTCAACGGCGAGATCAGCGGCAACGGTGGCCTGATCAAGAACGGTGCCGGCGTGCAGACATTCAATGGCGCCAGTACCTTCAGCGGTGGCGTAACGCTCAATGCCGGTGGCCTGGTGGTCGGCAACAATGCTGCGCTGGGCACCGGCGCGGTAACGGTGGGTGGCAATGCCACGCTCGATTCGAACACCGCGGTGACGCTGGCCAACAACTTCGTCCTCAACGCCGGGCTGACCGTGCTCGGCAGCAACAACCTCACTCTCAACGGCAGCCTGAGTGGCACCGGCTCGCTGACCAAGGAGGGTGCCGCAACGCTGACCTTGAACGGCATCAACACCTACACCGGTGGCACCAACATCAACGCCGGTACGCTGGCATTGGGCGCGGGCGCGAGCCTGCACGCCAGCGGCATCGTCAACCTGGCTTCGGGGGCGACCTTCGACCTGTCGGCGGGCAGCGGCACGCAGCAGTTCGGTACCCTGATCGGCAACGGTACGGTGAACCTGGGTGCCAACACGCTGACGATCGGTGATGCCAGCAACGGCACGTTCAGTGGTTCGGTGGCCGGCTCCGGCGGTCTGATCAAGGAAGGTTCGGGGACCCAGACGCTGACCGGTACCAACACCTTCACCGGGGGGACCACGATCAACGCCGGCACGCTGGCGATCGGTGCAGGCGGCAGCCTGGCCGCAACCGGCGCGGTGAACCTGGCCAATGCCGGTACCGCCTTCGACATCAGCGCGGGCGGCGCGCAGACGATCGGTTCACTGGCCGGCGTGGCTGGCTCGGCCGTGGCGCTGGGCACCAGCACGCTGACTCTCGGCGGCGTCGGCAATACGACGTTCGCCGGCACCATTGGTGGCACGGGTGGCCTGGTGAAGAACGGCGCGGGTGTGCAGACCCTGAGTGGCAGCAATACCTTCAGCGGCGGCGTGGCACTCAACGCCGGCGGCCTTGCCCTGGGCGACAACGCTGCACTGGGCACCGGCACGCTGACCGTGGGCGGCGACGCCAGCCTGGACGGCACCAGCGCGCTGACGCTGGCCAACACCGTGCAGCTGGCCAGCGGCACGTTGACCCTGGCGGGCAGCAATCCGCTGACGTTGAATGGTGCAATCAGCGGTGCCGGTGGCCTGCTCAAGGATGGCGCAGCAACGGTCACCCTGGCCGGTGCCAGCTCCTATACCGGCAGCACCACCATCAACAGCGGCACATTGGCGGTGGCGGCCGGTGGCAGCCTGTCCGGTGCCAGCACGGTCAACCTGACCGGTGCCGGCACGCTGGATATCAGCGCAGGTGGCAGCCAGAGCATCGGCGGCCTGGCCGGTGTGACCGGATCCAGCGTGGTGCTGGGCGGCGCAACCCTGACCACCGGCGGCAACAATGGCAACACCGTCTTCGGCGGCGTGCTCAGTGGCACCGGCGGCCTGGTGCAGAGCGGTACCGGCACGCTGACCCTGAGCGGGGCCAACACCTATACCGGCGGCACCACCATCAACGGCGGCAGCACGCTGCAGATCGGCAACGGCGGCAGCACCGGTTCGGTGCTGGGCGACATCACCAACAATGGCAGCCTGGTCTACAACCTGGGCACGACGGCAACCGTGGGCGCGGTAGTCAGTGGCAGCGGTGGCCTGACCCAGGCCGGCAGCGGCACGCTGGTGCTGACCGGCAACAATACCTACACCGGCGGCACCACCATCAATGCCGGCGGCACGTTGCAGGTCGGCAACGGTGGTGCGACCGGTGCGATCGTTGGCGACATCACCAACAACGGCGCGCTGGTGTCCAACGTGGCCGGCAACACCACGCTGGGTGGCACCATCAGCGGCAGCGGTGGCCTGACCCAGGCCGGCAGCGGCACGTTGACCCTGACTGGCAACAACACCTATACCGGCGGCACCACCATCAATGCCGGTGGCACGCTGCAGGTCGGCAATGGCGGTGCGACCGGTGCGATCACCGGCAATGTCGCCAACAACGGCAGCCTGGTCTTCGACGTCGCCGGCAACACCACCGTCGGTGGCGCGATCAGTGGCAGTGGTGGCCTGACCCAGGCCGGCGGCGGTGTGTTGACCCTCGTCGGCAACAACAGCTACAGCGGTGGTACCACCATCAATGCCGGCGGCACGCTGCAGGTGGGCAATGGCGGTACAACCGGCGCCATCGCCGGCGACATCACCAACAATGGTGCGTTGATTTCCAACGTGACTGGCAACACTGCGCTGGGCGGCACCATCAGCGGCAGTGGCGGCCTGACCCAGGCCGGCAGCGGTACGCTGCTGCTGACCGGCACCAACACCTACACCGGCGGTACCACCATCAATGCCGGCGGCACGCTGCAGCTGGGCAATGGCGGTGCGACCGGCTCGATCGTCGGCGACGTCACCAACAACGGCACGCTGCTGTCGAACGTGGCGGGCAACACCACGCTGGGCGGCACCATCAGCGGCAGCGGCGGCCTGACCCAGGCCGGCAGCGGCACGCTGACCGTGACTGGCAACAACACCTATACCGGCCCGACCACCATCAATACCGGTGGCACCCTGCAGGTGGGCAATGGTGGCGCCACCGGTGCGATCGGCGGCAGTGTCACCAACAACGGCAGCCTGGTGTTCAACGTGGGTGGCGACACCACCGTCGGCGGCGCCATCAGCGGCAGCGGCGGCCTGACCCAGGCCGGCACCGGCACCGTGACCCTGATCGGCAACAACACCTATACCGGCGGTACCACCATCAACGCCGGTGGCACGCTGCAGGTCGGCAATGGTGGCGCGAGTGGTGCGATCACCGGCAACGTCAGCAACAACGGCAGCCTGGTGTTCAACGTGGGTGGCAACACCACGGTGGGCGGCACCATCAGCGGCAGCGGTGGCCTGACCCAGGCCGGCACCGGCACGGTGATCCTGACCGGCAACAATACCTACACCGGCGGCACCACCATCAATGCCGGCGGCACCGTGCAGGTCGGCAACGGCGGGGCCAGCGGCTCGATCACCGGCAACATCACCAACAACGGTGGCCTGGTGATCAACACCGGTGGCACCACCACACTGGGCGGCAGCATCAGCGGTGGCGGCAGCATCGTGCAGGCCGGCCCGGGTGGCCTGAATCTCGGCGGCGACAGTGGTGGATTCAGCGGCACCGGCCAGGTCACCGGCGGTGGCCTGAATGTCACCGGCACCATTGGCGGCCAGTGGACCATCGGCAGCGGTACCACGCTGTCCGGCACCGGTACCATCGGCGGCACCGGCGGCGGCGTGACGGTGTCCAGTGGTGGCGTGCTGTCGCCGGGCAATGGCCCGGGCAACGGCAGCGGCGCAGGCAATGGCACCGGTACGATCACGGTGGGTGGCAACCTGACCCTGTCGCCGGGCAGCACGCTGGGTATCGATCTGGGGGCCAGCGGCAGCGACACGGTGCAGGTGGGCGGCAGCGCCAACGTGGGCGGAAGCACGGTGCAGGTGAACACCATTTCGCCGAGCACCAGCTACCAGCAGGGCCAGCAGTACACGGTGGTCAACGCGGGCGGCGGCGTAAGCGGGCAGTTCGGCTCGGCAACCTCGCCGTCGGCCTTCCTGACCATCACTCCGGTCTACACCGCCAACACCGCCAACCTGCAGATCGACGTGGCGCAGACGGCGGCGTTCACCACCGTGGCCAACACGCGCAACCAGTACAACACCGCTGCGGCGCTGGACAGCCTGCCGCAGAGTGGCGCGGCGCTGGGCCTGTACAACACGGTGCTGATGTATGACGCCGGCACTGCGCGCAACGCATTCGACCAGCTCTCCGGTGAAGTGCACGCGGCCAGTCGCGCGGTGCTGCTGTACGACAACTACCTGGAAGAGGGCATCCGCCAGCGCCTGGGCAGTGAGCTGCCGACCGTGCGTGGTGAGCGCGCCTCGGCCTGGTTGGCCGGCAGTGGCAAGGTGTTCAAGCAGGATGGCGATGGCAACGGTGATGAGATCCGTTCCAACCGCAATGCGGTGATGGCGGGCGTGGACTGGCAGCTGGGTGAACATGTGGTGCTGGGTGCGGCGGCCGGCAACGAGCGGCTGGATACGCGCCTGTACGATCGCAGTTCGCGCGCCCGCCTGCGTGGCAACACGTTCGGCCTGTATGCACAGGGACAGTGGAACAACGGCTTTGCGGTCGGTGGCAGCGTGTCGCGCGGTGACTACCGCACGCGCACCACGCGTGAAGTGCCGCTGCTGGGCCAGACCCTGTACAGCCGCCAGGATTCGGACGTGACCATCGCCCAGGTCGAAGGCAGCTGGACCTGGACCCATGGCAGGACCCAGCTGCAGCCGTACGTGCAGTTCACCAAGCACTGGGTCGACAGTGATCGTGCGGTGGAGCAGGGCGGCAGTGCCGCACTAGTGCTGGAAGGCGGCAAGGACACGCTCAACGTCAGCACGGTGGGCGTGCGCGGCCGCTGGGACGTGGGCAGCGGCGAGCGCTTCCCGGCGCAGCTGACCGTCGGCCTGGGTTGGCAGCATGCGTCTGGTGACACCGATGTGGCCAGCCGCAACCGCTTCGCGGTCGGTGGCGATGCCTTCGATGTCTACAGCGCGGTGATGGCACGCAACGCACTGGTCAGCCAGGTGGGTGTGGCGGTCGGCCTGGGTCGCAGCAGCCAGCTGTCGATGTTCGTGCAGGGCCAGCATGGTGATGGCCGCCGCGATGTGGGTGGGCAGATCAACCTGCGGGTAGGCTTCTAA